The genomic interval CACATCAGTGCCTCGCACACCGAGGCGTTCGGCGACTACCGCGAAGCCAAGGGCAGCGGATGAGCCGGCGAATGAGGCGGGGGATGAGGCGGGGTGACGACGGGCAGATGACCGTTCTCATCATCGGGTTCACCGCGATCATCCTGCTGATGATCGTGGTGGTGACCGACATCTCGAAGGTCTTCCTGGTCCGCCGCGACCTCGACGCGACCGCCGACGGTGCGGTGCTCGCGGCAGCCAACGGTCTCGCCGCGGTCTACGCCCAGCCCGGCGCGGGCAGCAACGCGGTGATCGACCCGGACCAGGCTGCCCGCCTGACCGCGGACTACCTCAACGAAGTTGCCGCCAGCAACAGATTCGACGGCCTCGACTGGTCGGTGGACGTCGAAGGCACCACAGTCACCGTCCGCCTCACCTCCATCACCGACCTCCCCTTCCATCCCCCCGGCTTCCCCACCTCGTCCGACCTCGCCGCTGAAGCCGCCGCCATCGTCCCGATCCGCTGACTCACCTCAGACCTGTGCGCGGTTCCCGGACCACCTGACGGGGGTTTGAACAGGTTCTGGTGGGCGGAGACAGGTTATTTCCTGTTCACACCCGACAGGACATGTCCACGCCCCCGACTTGTGGCCGGTCCCGGATCGGTGCGCTCCGGCTCGGCGGGTGCACCAGCGGGGCAGGTCACGCGACAGGTCAGGTGAAGAGGCCTGGGTTGTCGATGAGCCAGGTAGTCCACGTGCGGGCGGTGTGGGTGGTGAGGAGTTCGACGCCGGGCTCGATCGGTTGGGGCTTGCCGACGCGGGATGCCCAGTAGGCGAGGAGCGTCTCGCGCTGGCCCTCGTCGCGCATGCGCATCTCGGCACGGGCCTCGTCGGGGGTGAGGTCGACCGCCTCGATCGGTACGCCGGTGGTCGTGGTGACGAGGCTGATCTGGTGACGGCGGGTCATGGACTCCGGGCCGGTCAGCGGATAGCCCCGGCCGTCATGTCCGTTGCCAGGGCCGTCGAGGAGGATGCGGAGCGCCGCATCGGCGATGTCCAGTTCATGGATCGGCGCCTCCTCCGCATCGAGGTACGGCAGCCGGATCTGGCCGGTCGCGCGAACCTGATGCGCCCAGTACTTCGCGTTGCTCATGAACGCACCGGGCTGCAGGCGAGTGGTCGCATACGACCCGTCGGTGATGACCTGCTCGGTCTTCGCATGCGGATCGTCCGGGCCCCCGAGCGAGGACAGCGACGAGAGCAGCACGACCTGTTTCACACCGGCGGCTTCGGCCGCGGCCGCGAAGGCAGGCGCCGTTGACGGGTCGGAGTACAAGAAGACCTGGCTGATGTCTCGCAGGGCGGGCGCGGGGTCGGCGGGGTCGTAGCCGACGGCCGACGGGAGGGCGGACGGTTCGCGGCTGGCGACCCGGACGTCCCGTCCGGCCGCGATCAGGCCTGCGGTGACGGCGCGGGCGATCGCGCCGCGGCCGCCGGTGACAAGAACAGTCATTGGATATGCTCCAAAATTGTAGTTACTACATAATTGGAATCAGTAAAGCAGATGCCCTACCCTCGGTGCAAT from Kribbella sp. NBC_00709 carries:
- a CDS encoding SDR family oxidoreductase, with amino-acid sequence MTVLVTGGRGAIARAVTAGLIAAGRDVRVASREPSALPSAVGYDPADPAPALRDISQVFLYSDPSTAPAFAAAAEAAGVKQVVLLSSLSSLGGPDDPHAKTEQVITDGSYATTRLQPGAFMSNAKYWAHQVRATGQIRLPYLDAEEAPIHELDIADAALRILLDGPGNGHDGRGYPLTGPESMTRRHQISLVTTTTGVPIEAVDLTPDEARAEMRMRDEGQRETLLAYWASRVGKPQPIEPGVELLTTHTARTWTTWLIDNPGLFT
- a CDS encoding pilus assembly protein TadG-related protein, with protein sequence MTVLIIGFTAIILLMIVVVTDISKVFLVRRDLDATADGAVLAAANGLAAVYAQPGAGSNAVIDPDQAARLTADYLNEVAASNRFDGLDWSVDVEGTTVTVRLTSITDLPFHPPGFPTSSDLAAEAAAIVPIR